A section of the Rummeliibacillus pycnus genome encodes:
- a CDS encoding bifunctional diguanylate cyclase/phosphodiesterase encodes MENLEVLKKHRLNLVFLLLLLSLVLVFNQQFYGIFGQKNYVAIHLMMEILIIIASFSIAIQAWLIVPYILSNRRMYIGALFLSLGLTEIIHTLSYKGMPFFIEESSPYSATWFYIIGRLTLPVGLLIIYILKPKKVSPAKRWSTYGFATLYVAIWILLIFQPTHLLPSLFIDGVGTTVLKKSLQFIAVLLQIILIVYLRINRNSSPIEKTMIIIGSIFLILGDIMFTTYVNVYDIRNFIGHVLQLLSYHYFLKALYYSSVEEPFKLLVETKAKLENSKESLHHTAYHDELTGLPNLRFLNELLTSEIEKKDTKTAILMLKINRLKAIYDSIGTTFTDKVIQEVAIRLRESLPREIFISRLNGGEFTIILHEVKEQEEIVRVCNKIHQMMKMQFQIQHFQLKVTLNIGISIFPDHGNSIEELLKHAQVAMRKAQQEVERYLFYQPKMEQHLEERIMLEHDLHNALKNGELFLEYQPQFNVSTGKIDAVEALVRWQHPKKGVISPATFIPMAEETGLIVPIGEWVLETACRQTKEWHDQGMPNLCVAVNLSIRQFFQHNLVNTIKDILRKTNLSPDYLELEITESMTMDTKHTIETLESLKGVGVKIAIDDFGTGYSSLSYLKDFPIDCLKIDRAFVQNIQSNDQEAVLISMIISLAKHLNLKIIAEGVEKIDQFAFLAQLNVDYIQGYLCGKPMHPEELSVKFEELQKRVYNYI; translated from the coding sequence TGGCTAATTGTTCCTTATATTTTATCGAATAGACGAATGTATATTGGCGCTCTTTTCCTATCTTTAGGACTAACTGAAATTATTCATACACTTTCTTATAAAGGAATGCCATTTTTTATAGAAGAAAGTTCACCCTATTCAGCTACTTGGTTTTATATCATTGGTCGATTAACATTACCTGTTGGCTTATTAATTATATACATATTGAAACCTAAGAAGGTTAGCCCTGCCAAGCGTTGGAGTACATATGGTTTTGCAACATTATACGTAGCGATTTGGATACTTTTGATTTTCCAGCCAACTCATTTACTTCCATCGTTATTCATTGATGGAGTAGGTACAACGGTATTAAAGAAGAGCCTACAATTTATCGCTGTACTTTTGCAAATCATATTAATTGTGTATTTACGGATCAATAGAAATTCAAGTCCAATTGAAAAAACAATGATTATTATAGGTTCAATCTTTTTGATACTTGGCGATATTATGTTTACCACGTATGTAAATGTATACGATATTCGAAATTTTATCGGGCATGTACTGCAATTATTGAGCTATCATTATTTCTTAAAAGCACTCTACTATTCATCGGTGGAAGAACCATTTAAATTGTTAGTAGAGACGAAAGCTAAATTAGAAAATTCTAAAGAGTCCCTCCATCATACAGCTTATCATGATGAATTGACAGGATTACCAAATTTACGCTTCTTAAATGAATTACTAACATCGGAAATTGAGAAAAAAGATACAAAAACAGCGATTTTGATGCTGAAGATTAACCGACTAAAGGCCATTTATGATTCAATTGGTACTACATTTACAGATAAAGTAATACAAGAAGTAGCCATACGATTACGAGAATCACTACCAAGGGAAATATTTATCAGTAGATTAAATGGTGGCGAATTTACGATTATTCTTCATGAAGTGAAGGAACAAGAAGAAATAGTAAGAGTTTGTAATAAAATTCATCAGATGATGAAAATGCAATTTCAGATCCAACATTTTCAGTTGAAAGTAACATTAAATATTGGAATTAGTATTTTCCCTGATCATGGAAATAGTATTGAAGAATTATTAAAGCATGCTCAAGTTGCCATGCGTAAAGCTCAACAAGAAGTAGAAAGATATCTGTTTTATCAACCAAAAATGGAACAACATCTTGAAGAGCGTATCATGTTAGAACACGATTTGCATAATGCACTTAAAAACGGAGAACTTTTTCTAGAATACCAGCCTCAATTTAATGTAAGCACAGGGAAAATTGATGCAGTAGAAGCTTTGGTTAGATGGCAACATCCAAAAAAAGGGGTAATTTCTCCAGCTACTTTTATACCAATGGCAGAAGAAACAGGTTTAATTGTACCAATTGGTGAGTGGGTATTAGAAACAGCGTGTAGACAAACAAAAGAATGGCATGATCAGGGAATGCCGAATTTGTGTGTAGCGGTTAATTTATCGATTCGACAATTCTTCCAACATAATTTGGTGAATACGATTAAAGACATCTTGAGAAAAACAAATCTATCTCCTGATTACTTAGAACTTGAAATTACAGAAAGTATGACCATGGATACCAAACATACTATCGAAACTTTAGAGAGTTTAAAGGGAGTAGGTGTGAAAATTGCCATTGATGACTTTGGTACAGGATATTCTTCGCTTTCATATTTAAAGGATTTCCCTATTGACTGTCTGAAAATTGACCGTGCTTTTGTTCAGAATATCCAATCAAATGATCAAGAAGCGGTTCTAATTTCTATGATCATTTCTTTGGCAAAACACCTTAATCTGAAAATCATCGCCGAAGGAGTTGAAAAAATAGACCAATTTGCATTTCTAGCTCAGTTGAATGTTGATTATATTCAAGGATACTTATGTGGCAAACCAATGCACCCAGAAGAATTATCAGTGAAATTTGAGGAACTACAGAAGAGAGTATATAACTATATTTGA